One Trueperaceae bacterium genomic region harbors:
- a CDS encoding ABC transporter substrate-binding protein: MRRVLITVALLALAFGAAQAQTTIRIMGYGGGDPAIVQRLLDEVVGQQLAADGITVQYEPIETDYNQVLTNALSAGTAADVFYIPGETAPGIIATGKVLPITDLVDTSPFIDSLMDVYTVDGEVYGIPKDFNTLAVFYNEDLFDEAGVEYPNADDDWNTFKEKLAAVSELGDDVYGACIPADFARLGAFAYANGWTPFTADGRVDLSDPAFVDAFSFYTSLVTEGIAVQPADVGAGWPGDCLAQEKAAVAIEGAWIIGFLRDAAPNLPYGSTLLPKSPTTGERGNFIYTVAWGVNADSPNRDAAVKVLEALTSPEAQQFILEEGLAIPSREALADNPYFQEDSREARGNLTVFEGASDGNVLGFQFGTVGTDYMGPLNNAATAVMTGQATVDEALTAAQVELDAILQRAQQ, from the coding sequence ATGAGGAGAGTACTGATCACAGTCGCGCTGCTCGCACTCGCGTTCGGCGCGGCGCAGGCCCAGACGACGATCAGGATCATGGGGTACGGCGGCGGCGACCCGGCCATCGTCCAGCGCCTGCTCGACGAGGTCGTCGGCCAGCAGCTGGCCGCCGACGGCATCACGGTCCAGTACGAGCCCATCGAGACCGACTACAACCAGGTCCTCACCAACGCCCTCTCGGCGGGCACGGCGGCCGACGTCTTCTACATCCCCGGCGAGACCGCGCCCGGCATCATCGCCACCGGCAAGGTCCTGCCGATCACCGACCTGGTGGACACCAGCCCGTTCATCGACAGCCTGATGGACGTCTACACGGTCGACGGCGAGGTCTACGGGATCCCGAAGGACTTCAACACGCTGGCCGTGTTCTACAACGAGGACCTCTTCGACGAGGCCGGCGTCGAGTACCCCAACGCCGACGACGACTGGAACACGTTCAAGGAGAAGCTGGCCGCCGTCAGCGAGCTGGGTGACGACGTCTACGGCGCCTGCATCCCCGCCGACTTCGCCCGCCTCGGCGCGTTCGCCTACGCGAACGGCTGGACGCCGTTCACCGCCGACGGCCGCGTGGACCTCTCCGACCCCGCGTTCGTGGACGCGTTCTCGTTCTACACGAGCCTCGTCACTGAGGGCATCGCCGTGCAGCCCGCCGACGTCGGGGCCGGCTGGCCCGGCGACTGCCTGGCGCAGGAGAAGGCCGCGGTGGCCATCGAAGGCGCCTGGATCATCGGCTTCCTGAGGGACGCGGCGCCGAACCTGCCCTACGGCTCCACGCTGCTGCCGAAGTCGCCCACCACCGGCGAGCGCGGCAACTTCATCTACACCGTGGCCTGGGGCGTGAACGCCGACTCTCCCAACCGCGACGCGGCGGTCAAGGTGCTCGAGGCCCTGACGAGCCCCGAGGCGCAGCAGTTCATCCTCGAGGAGGGCCTGGCCATCCCCAGCCGCGAGGCTCTGGCCGACAACCCGTACTTCCAGGAGGACTCGCGCGAGGCCAGGGGCAACCTCACCGTGTTCGAGGGCGCCTCCGACGGCAACGTGCTGGGCTTCCAGTTCGGCACCGTCGGGACCGACTACATGGGCCCGCTCAACAACGCCGCCACGGCCGTCATGACCGGCCAGGCGACGGTGGACGAGGCTCTGACGGCCGCGCAGGTGGAGCTCGACGCCATCCTGCAGCGCGCCCAGCAGTGA
- a CDS encoding glycogen debranching N-terminal domain-containing protein → MNFVDNLVLKENYTFVAADSEGMIIGGEHGLYNRDTRMLSRYVWRWESGERPLRPLVVETPRPDTLHAHYALIRGPSQLVAVRRSVTLTAGSLVDELEVSNTSREPQVVELTLELAGDFVDLFEVRGWGKRLREAPDVRVSDSCVALRHRASDGVEQGVEVTFSGVAPRLTVGTDGRWAHGSGTQAEGTAAAADAPAPASPPGVLASYEVVLRPGVSVTLRASVAIDNPLDRPPVGRMSYESWRESFDGLLASDLARGPHRGALVRAIDDLRALLLFTPEGPVPAAGIPWFVAAFGRDSLLAAHFLLPYRPDVAAGTLRYLARWQARDDDPSRDAEPGKIMHELRFGELTRTGRTPHSPYYGSVDATPLFLMLLDGHCRATGEDSLLTELRPAWEAALGWLVERADVDGDGFIEFGSAVVGLGHLDVQSWKDSGDSMSHAGGELAQGALAVSEVQGYAYAAYSAAAAWYGRLGEPDRSAQWRQRADRLKAAFDEAFWLPELGTYAMALDGEKRPLAVLSSDAGQLLWTGIVREERAAALVATLLGDRMWTGWGLRTLGADAARYNPVSYHNGSVWPHDTALFAAGLARYGFAAESSRVRAALFDLASRQPDLRLPELVAGYPRDLRPPVPYPVACRPQAWDAAALLYLASMEHG, encoded by the coding sequence ATGAACTTCGTCGACAACCTGGTCCTGAAAGAGAACTACACCTTCGTGGCCGCCGACTCGGAGGGCATGATCATCGGCGGCGAGCACGGCCTGTACAACCGCGACACGCGCATGCTGTCGCGCTACGTGTGGCGGTGGGAGTCGGGGGAGAGGCCGCTGCGTCCGCTGGTGGTCGAGACGCCACGGCCGGACACCCTGCACGCGCACTACGCGCTCATCCGCGGGCCGTCGCAGCTCGTGGCGGTCAGGCGCTCCGTGACCCTGACGGCGGGTTCGCTCGTCGACGAGCTGGAGGTATCGAACACCTCGCGCGAGCCCCAGGTCGTGGAGCTGACCCTCGAGCTCGCCGGCGACTTCGTCGACCTGTTCGAGGTGCGCGGCTGGGGGAAGCGGCTACGGGAGGCGCCGGACGTCCGCGTGAGCGACTCGTGCGTGGCCCTGCGGCACCGGGCGTCCGACGGCGTCGAGCAGGGCGTCGAGGTGACGTTCTCCGGCGTCGCGCCCCGGCTGACCGTGGGCACGGACGGGCGCTGGGCCCATGGCTCGGGCACCCAGGCCGAGGGCACGGCCGCCGCGGCTGACGCCCCGGCCCCGGCATCGCCCCCCGGCGTCCTGGCGTCGTACGAGGTCGTCCTGCGGCCCGGCGTGTCGGTGACGCTACGCGCCTCGGTGGCGATCGACAACCCGCTGGACCGGCCGCCGGTCGGGCGGATGTCCTACGAGTCGTGGCGGGAGTCGTTCGACGGGCTGCTGGCGTCCGACCTCGCGCGTGGGCCGCACCGCGGCGCCCTGGTGCGGGCCATCGACGACCTCAGGGCCCTGCTGCTGTTCACGCCCGAGGGCCCGGTGCCGGCCGCGGGCATACCCTGGTTCGTCGCCGCGTTCGGGCGCGACTCGCTCCTCGCCGCCCACTTCCTGCTGCCCTACCGACCCGACGTGGCCGCCGGCACCCTGCGCTACCTGGCCCGGTGGCAGGCGCGCGACGACGACCCGAGCCGCGACGCCGAGCCCGGCAAGATCATGCACGAGCTCAGGTTCGGCGAGCTGACGCGGACGGGCAGGACGCCGCACTCGCCCTACTACGGGTCCGTCGACGCGACGCCGCTGTTCCTCATGCTGCTCGATGGCCACTGCCGCGCGACGGGCGAGGACTCGCTCCTCACCGAGCTGCGTCCCGCCTGGGAGGCGGCCCTGGGGTGGCTGGTGGAGCGGGCCGACGTGGACGGCGACGGGTTCATCGAGTTCGGCTCCGCGGTCGTGGGCCTGGGCCACCTCGACGTGCAGTCGTGGAAGGACTCGGGGGACTCGATGAGCCACGCCGGCGGCGAGCTGGCGCAGGGCGCGCTGGCCGTCTCCGAGGTGCAGGGGTACGCGTACGCCGCCTACTCGGCCGCCGCCGCGTGGTACGGGCGGCTGGGCGAGCCCGACCGCTCCGCGCAGTGGCGCCAGCGCGCCGATCGTCTCAAGGCCGCCTTCGACGAGGCGTTCTGGCTGCCGGAGCTCGGCACCTACGCGATGGCGCTGGACGGGGAGAAGCGCCCGCTGGCCGTGCTCAGCTCCGACGCCGGCCAGCTCTTGTGGACCGGGATCGTCAGGGAGGAGCGAGCCGCCGCACTGGTGGCCACGCTGCTGGGCGACCGCATGTGGACGGGCTGGGGCCTGCGCACGCTGGGCGCCGACGCCGCGCGCTACAACCCGGTCAGCTACCACAACGGCTCGGTGTGGCCGCACGACACCGCGCTGTTCGCCGCCGGGCTGGCGCGTTACGGGTTCGCGGCGGAGAGCTCGCGCGTGAGGGCCGCCCTGTTCGACCTGGCCAGCCGACAGCCGGACCTGCGTCTCCCGGAGCTCGTGGCCGGCTACCCGCGCGACCTGCGACCCCCGGTGCCCTACCCCGTGGCGTGTCGCCCCCAGGCCTGGGACGCGGCGGCGCTGCTGTACCTGGCGAGCATGGAGCACGGGTAG
- a CDS encoding MurR/RpiR family transcriptional regulator, protein MPGTKAVDKARGAGPSTDAPGGAAGTQGTSTGAQGRSPGPQGRSTGPQGRLAAFIEREYAKIPFMSVAEIAAACGVGKATVSRFVQRLGYESFRTFKEELQDEIYVKAVSPAARHAAGRRTADVQAILEWHRERSLANVRSTLDELDAGTVAQLCSDLFQAGRVYVYGLRLSYGLAFNLGLYLQQLLPDVRTVDGAGGTVADTFGGALPSDHVLIVAQKRVGREKVVLAQFLAERGVPFSVLTDLDGTDNPLTRQARHVLRARTEGVGAFNSYVATQALVHAVVAALEVVVPTARSRLTSAEAALGWFSTFADHRGRR, encoded by the coding sequence ATGCCTGGTACCAAGGCGGTGGACAAGGCGCGAGGGGCCGGCCCCTCTACCGATGCGCCGGGCGGGGCCGCCGGCACCCAGGGCACTTCCACCGGCGCGCAGGGCAGGTCTCCCGGCCCGCAGGGCAGGTCCACGGGCCCGCAGGGTCGGCTGGCGGCGTTCATCGAGCGGGAGTACGCCAAGATACCGTTCATGAGCGTGGCCGAGATCGCGGCGGCGTGCGGGGTGGGCAAGGCCACCGTCTCGCGGTTCGTGCAGCGCCTCGGCTACGAGAGCTTCAGGACGTTCAAGGAGGAGCTCCAGGACGAGATCTACGTCAAGGCCGTGTCGCCGGCCGCGCGGCACGCGGCCGGCCGGCGCACCGCCGACGTGCAGGCGATCCTCGAGTGGCACCGCGAACGGTCGCTGGCGAACGTCAGGTCGACGCTCGACGAGCTCGACGCTGGCACGGTGGCGCAGCTCTGCAGCGACCTGTTCCAGGCGGGCCGCGTCTACGTCTACGGGCTAAGGCTCTCCTACGGCCTGGCGTTCAACCTGGGGCTCTACCTACAGCAGCTCCTGCCCGACGTCAGGACCGTCGACGGAGCCGGCGGTACCGTCGCCGACACCTTCGGCGGCGCGCTGCCCTCCGACCACGTGCTGATCGTGGCGCAGAAGCGCGTGGGCCGAGAGAAGGTCGTGCTGGCGCAGTTCCTCGCCGAGCGCGGCGTGCCCTTCAGCGTCCTCACCGACCTCGACGGCACCGACAACCCCTTGACGCGGCAGGCGAGGCACGTGCTGCGCGCCAGGACCGAGGGGGTCGGCGCCTTCAACAGCTACGTCGCGACGCAGGCCCTCGTGCACGCCGTCGTCGCCGCCCTGGAGGTGGTGGTGCCCACCGCCAGGTCGCGCCTCACCAGCGCCGAGGCGGCGCTCGGCTGGTTCTCCACGTTCGCCGACCACAGGGGGAGGAGGTGA
- a CDS encoding carbohydrate ABC transporter permease, translating into MSTAVVEAPVRMRLSQREAERWLARRRWSRAGLVYLLMLIFSLAFLGPLLFATISSLKPDPLEYPPTLRPPQLAPANWAAAASLGRQGAGAPLWGGFAPGGEVSFELTYFAPEGVEPAPPEVVVPRRRPGAGLGAVQRIEYAADHAEVTGVEEVRRQPGTLTVDGEVMDGQVVTYRVGVRYVGDGPRLERLPLDATAASRDLVFLRGTLPPTRIERRGLVASYDNVTPGALGYVFHNYRRVMDEARSVTTGRSLFLSWTANSFFVAIAKVLSTLLFASMAGYALARLRFPGRGLVFVLILFAQMIPSQVIFISNYLVLRDGIFGLSRLWGRPTLLNDLWGVILSGLVGASAVFIMKQFFESIPREVEEAAMIDGANQWQRYFRVVLPMARPALGALTIITFQGAWNDFFWPLVVLTTPEDIKTLPIGLLSFRNAYGGAGDWGLILSGAVLSALPIIVLFFVFQRYFLEGVSYGVGKD; encoded by the coding sequence GTGAGCACCGCCGTCGTCGAGGCGCCCGTGCGCATGCGCCTGTCGCAGCGGGAGGCCGAGCGCTGGCTGGCCCGGCGCCGGTGGTCGCGGGCGGGGCTCGTCTACCTGCTCATGCTGATCTTCTCGCTGGCCTTCCTGGGCCCGCTGCTGTTCGCCACGATCTCGAGCCTGAAGCCCGACCCCTTGGAGTACCCGCCCACGCTCAGGCCGCCGCAGCTCGCGCCGGCCAACTGGGCCGCGGCCGCCAGCCTGGGCCGCCAGGGGGCCGGCGCGCCGCTCTGGGGCGGGTTCGCCCCGGGGGGCGAGGTGTCGTTCGAGCTGACCTACTTCGCGCCCGAGGGCGTGGAGCCCGCGCCCCCCGAGGTCGTGGTGCCGCGCCGCCGGCCGGGCGCCGGCCTCGGCGCCGTGCAGAGGATCGAGTACGCCGCCGACCACGCGGAGGTCACCGGGGTCGAGGAGGTGCGGCGCCAGCCCGGCACCCTCACCGTGGACGGCGAGGTCATGGATGGCCAGGTCGTGACGTACCGCGTGGGCGTGAGGTACGTGGGAGACGGCCCTAGGCTCGAGCGCCTGCCCCTCGACGCCACCGCCGCCTCGCGCGACCTCGTGTTCCTGCGCGGCACCCTGCCGCCCACGCGCATCGAGCGCCGAGGCCTGGTCGCCTCTTACGACAACGTCACGCCCGGCGCGCTCGGCTACGTGTTCCACAACTACCGGCGCGTGATGGACGAGGCGCGCTCGGTCACCACGGGCCGCAGCCTGTTCCTCTCGTGGACGGCGAACTCGTTCTTCGTGGCCATCGCCAAGGTGCTCTCGACGCTCCTGTTCGCCTCCATGGCGGGGTACGCGCTGGCGCGGCTGCGCTTCCCGGGGCGCGGGCTCGTCTTCGTCCTCATCCTGTTCGCGCAGATGATCCCCAGCCAGGTGATCTTCATCAGCAACTACCTGGTGCTGCGCGACGGCATCTTCGGCCTGTCGCGCCTGTGGGGCCGGCCGACCCTCCTCAACGACCTCTGGGGCGTCATCCTCTCCGGCCTGGTGGGCGCCAGCGCGGTGTTCATCATGAAGCAGTTCTTCGAGTCGATCCCGCGCGAGGTGGAGGAGGCGGCCATGATCGACGGCGCGAACCAGTGGCAGCGCTACTTCCGCGTGGTGCTGCCCATGGCCAGGCCGGCGCTGGGCGCGCTGACGATCATCACCTTCCAGGGGGCGTGGAACGACTTCTTCTGGCCGCTGGTCGTGCTGACGACGCCGGAGGACATCAAGACGCTGCCCATCGGGCTGCTGTCGTTCCGCAACGCCTACGGCGGCGCCGGCGACTGGGGGCTCATCCTGTCGGGCGCGGTGCTGAGCGCCCTGCCCATCATCGTCCTGTTCTTCGTCTTCCAGCGGTACTTCTTGGAGGGCGTCTCTTACGGCGTAGGGAAGGACTGA
- a CDS encoding ABC transporter permease, with translation MLQFLLRRLPSAVPVVLGVTLLAFSMSHLTPGDPVRIMLGERATAEDIARLRAQLGLDRPLPEQYLRYISRVVVGDLGTSIRSGQPVAREIGDRIGSTAVLTGAAMLVAMVLGVGLGLLAAVSRSPGLETLVMSFALLGISMPTFWSGLLFIMLFSLALEWLPVTGTGLSGLVLPAVTLALPAAAVLARMTRSALLEVLGQDYVKTAQSKGLRPRMVVVKHALRNAFIPILTIVGLQFGGLMAGSVIVESVFARPGLGRFAVNAILARDFPQIQGIVLVAGLIYVVVNLVVDLLYGVLDPRIQVS, from the coding sequence GTGCTGCAGTTCCTCCTCCGTCGCCTTCCGTCGGCCGTGCCGGTCGTGCTGGGGGTGACGCTCCTGGCCTTCAGCATGAGCCACCTGACGCCGGGCGACCCCGTCAGGATCATGCTGGGCGAGAGGGCGACGGCGGAGGACATCGCGCGGTTGAGGGCACAGCTCGGTCTCGACAGACCGCTGCCCGAGCAGTACCTCAGGTACATCTCGCGGGTGGTCGTGGGCGACCTCGGCACGTCCATCCGCAGCGGCCAGCCGGTGGCGCGCGAGATCGGCGACCGCATCGGTTCGACGGCGGTCCTCACGGGCGCGGCCATGCTGGTCGCGATGGTCCTGGGCGTGGGCCTCGGTCTGCTGGCCGCGGTCAGCCGCTCGCCCGGGCTCGAGACCCTGGTGATGAGCTTCGCGCTCCTGGGGATCTCGATGCCCACGTTCTGGAGCGGCCTGCTCTTCATCATGCTGTTCTCGCTGGCGCTCGAGTGGCTGCCGGTGACGGGCACGGGCCTTAGCGGCCTCGTGCTGCCGGCGGTGACGCTGGCGCTGCCGGCGGCCGCTGTCCTCGCGCGCATGACGCGCTCGGCGCTGCTCGAGGTGCTGGGCCAGGACTACGTCAAGACCGCGCAGTCGAAGGGCCTCAGGCCCCGCATGGTGGTCGTCAAGCACGCCCTGCGCAACGCCTTCATACCGATCCTGACGATCGTGGGCCTCCAGTTCGGCGGGCTGATGGCCGGCTCGGTGATCGTGGAGTCGGTCTTCGCGCGGCCGGGGCTCGGGCGCTTCGCGGTCAACGCGATCCTCGCCAGGGACTTCCCGCAGATCCAGGGCATCGTCCTGGTCGCGGGTCTCATCTACGTGGTCGTGAACCTCGTCGTCGACCTCCTCTACGGCGTGCTCGACCCCAGGATCCAGGTCTCGTGA
- a CDS encoding sugar ABC transporter permease — MRMRRHETGAALLFLAPFLISLGIFFVFATARAIYFSFTNYDLFNAPEWVGLRNYRNLFLDELFLTALRNSLIYAALVTLVQTVGALVMASILNQRIRGMAFFRTAFYMPSVTSSVVISLIFLWLYQRRGAFNYLATQFSKYLPQILVFFGVVIVLQALQVLWERSRGLPARALDPALLVVSLLVAAGGTWALTATGVLLPRDVPAVDFVWLQTRLEVPPGAPSWLRAPVPLIAIMLQNIFTTIPTFMLMFLAALQDVPKSYYEAASLDGASPAQQFLYITVPSVRPVTFLVVTLGLIGTLQMFDQVAIFGNAVPLRSVITLSFFVYNRMFPGAQLPEVGFAAAAAMFLAVLTLVIVMFQRLFLRAEGAR, encoded by the coding sequence ATGCGCATGAGGCGCCACGAGACCGGTGCGGCGCTCCTTTTCCTGGCGCCTTTCCTGATCTCGCTGGGGATCTTCTTTGTCTTCGCCACGGCGCGGGCGATCTACTTCAGCTTCACCAACTACGACCTGTTCAACGCCCCCGAGTGGGTGGGGCTGCGCAACTACCGCAACCTGTTCCTCGACGAGCTGTTCCTGACGGCCCTGCGGAACTCGCTCATCTACGCGGCGCTGGTGACGCTCGTGCAGACGGTGGGGGCGCTGGTGATGGCGTCGATCCTCAACCAGCGCATCCGCGGCATGGCGTTCTTCCGCACCGCGTTCTACATGCCCAGCGTCACGAGCAGCGTCGTCATCTCACTGATCTTCCTGTGGCTGTATCAGCGGCGGGGCGCGTTCAACTACCTCGCCACCCAGTTCTCGAAGTATCTACCGCAGATCCTCGTGTTCTTCGGCGTCGTGATCGTCCTGCAGGCGCTGCAGGTGCTGTGGGAGCGCTCGCGCGGCCTGCCGGCGCGGGCCCTCGACCCGGCGCTCCTCGTGGTCTCGCTGCTGGTGGCGGCCGGGGGCACGTGGGCGCTCACGGCCACCGGCGTGCTCCTGCCGCGTGACGTGCCTGCGGTCGACTTCGTCTGGCTGCAGACGCGGCTGGAGGTGCCGCCGGGCGCGCCCTCGTGGCTGCGGGCGCCGGTGCCGCTCATCGCGATCATGCTGCAGAACATCTTCACGACCATCCCCACCTTCATGCTGATGTTCCTGGCGGCGCTGCAGGACGTGCCCAAGTCCTACTACGAGGCCGCGTCCCTGGACGGCGCCTCGCCGGCGCAGCAGTTCCTCTACATCACGGTCCCGTCGGTGCGGCCCGTGACCTTCCTGGTCGTGACGCTGGGGCTCATCGGCACGCTGCAGATGTTCGACCAGGTGGCCATCTTCGGCAACGCGGTACCGCTGCGCAGCGTGATCACGCTGTCGTTCTTCGTCTACAACCGGATGTTCCCGGGCGCCCAGCTGCCCGAGGTCGGGTTCGCGGCGGCCGCGGCCATGTTCCTGGCCGTGCTCACCCTGGTCATCGTGATGTTCCAGCGGCTGTTCCTGCGGGCGGAGGGCGCCAGGTGA
- a CDS encoding ABC transporter substrate-binding protein — MRRSFRTLSVLVLAAVAALAWAQEGGTLTIVAAEEPDTLDPQKTSTAITGAIMRYAGDTLLTKDLDNAYADGLASSWSASEDGLTWTFELKPGATFHDGSPLDAEAVRASILRAKDPATQSPIAGNLFEPVETIEVVDADTLRITLDRPFAPFLDNLTDPRAAIVNVAAAQEMGDDFGRTPVLSGPWRVAEWVSGDRIVLERNPDYAWGPSYTSGGAPSIERIVFRVIPESATQVAALETGEVDVLPNIPPTDVERLRNDERFNVVSFLRKGVGLFLEFNTQRAPFDDLRVRQALNYAIDPEVVLQVALRGLGQVAHGVLPPSIWGYWEGIEDYDPGYDPERALELLAEAGWTRSGDGPLTKDGVPFRFTLFTAPIDTWTRSAQIVQAQLAEIGIDMQIQTYEFGTLLENLMAGEHDADFMGYTYTNPDIVQLWFHSSNIGTGLAHSHFPSEELDALIEASRTETDEARRLETYAEIQRYISDQALWVPLWTNENFIAMSSRVSGAVVHPEGFLLLNDATLE, encoded by the coding sequence ATGAGAAGGTCGTTCCGTACTCTCTCCGTCTTGGTCCTGGCCGCGGTCGCCGCGCTCGCTTGGGCTCAAGAGGGAGGCACGCTGACCATCGTGGCGGCCGAGGAGCCCGACACGCTGGACCCGCAGAAGACCAGCACCGCCATCACCGGCGCGATCATGCGCTACGCCGGCGACACGCTGCTGACCAAGGACCTCGACAACGCCTACGCGGACGGGCTCGCCAGCTCCTGGTCGGCGTCGGAGGACGGCCTCACCTGGACCTTCGAGCTCAAGCCGGGCGCCACGTTCCACGACGGCTCGCCTCTCGACGCCGAGGCGGTGCGCGCCTCGATCCTGCGCGCGAAGGACCCGGCCACGCAGTCCCCGATCGCCGGGAACCTGTTCGAGCCGGTCGAGACGATCGAGGTCGTCGACGCCGACACGCTGCGCATCACCCTCGACAGGCCGTTCGCGCCCTTCCTCGACAACCTCACCGACCCCCGGGCGGCGATCGTCAACGTGGCGGCCGCGCAGGAGATGGGCGACGACTTCGGCCGCACGCCGGTGCTCAGCGGCCCGTGGCGCGTCGCCGAGTGGGTCTCGGGCGACCGCATCGTCCTCGAGCGCAACCCCGACTACGCCTGGGGCCCCTCTTACACCAGCGGCGGGGCGCCGAGCATCGAACGGATCGTGTTCAGGGTCATCCCCGAGTCGGCGACGCAGGTGGCCGCCCTCGAGACCGGCGAGGTGGACGTGCTGCCGAACATCCCGCCCACCGACGTCGAGCGGCTGAGGAACGACGAGCGCTTCAACGTCGTCAGCTTCCTGCGCAAGGGCGTGGGGCTGTTCCTCGAGTTCAACACGCAGCGCGCGCCGTTCGACGACCTGCGGGTGCGCCAGGCGCTGAACTACGCGATCGACCCCGAGGTCGTGCTGCAGGTCGCCCTGCGGGGCCTGGGCCAGGTCGCGCACGGGGTGCTGCCGCCCAGCATCTGGGGCTACTGGGAGGGCATCGAGGACTACGACCCCGGCTACGACCCCGAGCGGGCCCTGGAGCTGCTGGCGGAGGCGGGCTGGACCAGGTCCGGTGACGGGCCGCTCACCAAGGACGGCGTCCCCTTCAGGTTCACGCTGTTCACGGCCCCGATAGACACGTGGACGCGCAGCGCCCAGATCGTGCAGGCGCAGCTCGCCGAGATCGGCATCGACATGCAGATCCAGACGTACGAGTTCGGCACCCTGCTCGAGAACCTCATGGCCGGCGAGCACGACGCCGACTTCATGGGCTACACCTACACGAACCCCGACATCGTCCAGCTGTGGTTCCACAGCTCGAACATCGGCACGGGCCTCGCCCACAGCCACTTCCCGTCGGAGGAGCTGGACGCGCTCATCGAGGCGTCCCGCACCGAGACGGACGAGGCCAGGCGGCTCGAGACCTACGCCGAGATCCAGCGGTACATCAGCGACCAGGCGTTGTGGGTGCCGCTGTGGACGAACGAGAACTTCATCGCGATGTCGTCCCGCGTCTCCGGCGCGGTCGTGCACCCCGAGGGCTTCCTGCTCCTCAACGACGCGACCCTGGAGTAG